In one window of Pseudomonas putida DNA:
- a CDS encoding heavy-metal-associated domain-containing protein, whose protein sequence is MQVFNVQGMSCGHCVKAVTRAVQEQDATAQVEVDLGARQVRVQSQLGAQQILEAIREEGYQVEPA, encoded by the coding sequence ATGCAAGTCTTCAATGTGCAGGGCATGAGCTGCGGTCATTGCGTCAAGGCAGTGACCCGTGCGGTTCAGGAGCAGGATGCGACGGCGCAGGTGGAGGTCGACCTGGGCGCCAGACAGGTGCGGGTGCAGAGCCAGCTCGGGGCGCAGCAGATCCTGGAGGCGATCCGTGAAGAGGGTTATCAGGTCGAGCCGGCCTGA
- a CDS encoding aspartate aminotransferase family protein: protein MNMPETAPSGLASQLKLDAHWMPYTANRNFQRDPRLIVAAEGNHLVDDKGRKIFDALSGLWTCGAGHTRKEITDAVTRQLSTLDYSPAFQFGHPLSFQLAEKIAELTPGDLNHVFYTNSGSECADTALKMVRAYWRLKGQATKTKIIGRARGYHGVNIAGTSLGGVNGNRKMFGQLLDVDHLPHTVLPVNAFSRGMPEEGGIALADEMLKLIELHDASNIAAVIVEPLAGSAGVLPPPKGYLKRLREICTQHNILLIFDEVITGFGRMGAMTGSEAFGVTPDLMCIAKQVTNGAIPMGAVIASSEIYQTFMNQPTPEYAVEFPHGYTYSAHPVACAAGIAALDLLQKENLVQSAAELAPHFENLLHGVKGTKNVIDIRNYGLAGAIQIAARDGDAIVRPYEAAMKLWKAGFYVRFGGDTLQFGPTFNTKPQELDRLFDAVGEALNQID, encoded by the coding sequence ATGAACATGCCCGAAACCGCCCCGTCCGGCCTGGCCAGCCAGCTCAAGCTGGATGCTCACTGGATGCCCTACACCGCCAACCGCAACTTCCAGCGTGATCCACGCCTGATCGTGGCCGCCGAAGGCAATCACCTGGTTGACGACAAGGGGCGCAAGATCTTCGACGCACTGTCGGGCCTGTGGACCTGCGGCGCTGGGCATACCCGCAAGGAAATCACCGACGCGGTGACGCGCCAGCTGAGCACACTGGATTATTCGCCGGCCTTCCAGTTCGGCCATCCGCTGTCGTTCCAGCTGGCCGAGAAGATCGCCGAGCTGACGCCGGGCGACCTCAACCATGTCTTCTATACCAACTCCGGCTCCGAGTGCGCCGACACCGCGCTGAAGATGGTGCGTGCCTACTGGCGCCTGAAAGGCCAGGCAACCAAGACCAAGATCATCGGTCGTGCCCGTGGTTACCACGGCGTGAACATCGCTGGCACCAGCCTGGGTGGGGTCAATGGCAACCGCAAGATGTTCGGCCAACTGCTGGATGTCGACCATCTGCCTCACACCGTGCTTCCGGTGAACGCTTTCTCCCGCGGCATGCCGGAAGAGGGCGGTATCGCCCTGGCCGACGAGATGCTCAAGCTGATCGAATTGCATGACGCTTCGAACATCGCCGCTGTGATCGTCGAGCCGCTGGCCGGCTCCGCTGGCGTGCTGCCTCCGCCGAAGGGTTATCTGAAGCGTCTGCGTGAAATCTGCACCCAGCACAACATCCTGCTGATCTTCGACGAAGTGATCACAGGCTTCGGTCGTATGGGTGCGATGACCGGCTCCGAAGCCTTCGGCGTCACTCCGGATCTGATGTGCATCGCCAAGCAGGTGACCAACGGTGCCATCCCGATGGGGGCGGTGATCGCCAGCAGCGAGATCTACCAGACCTTCATGAACCAACCGACGCCGGAGTACGCCGTGGAATTCCCCCATGGCTACACCTATTCGGCTCACCCTGTGGCCTGCGCTGCCGGTATCGCTGCGCTGGACCTGCTGCAGAAGGAAAACCTGGTGCAATCCGCCGCCGAACTGGCGCCGCACTTCGAGAACCTGCTGCACGGCGTCAAGGGCACCAAGAATGTCATCGACATCCGTAACTACGGCCTGGCTGGCGCGATCCAGATCGCAGCGCGCGATGGCGATGCGATCGTGCGTCCATACGAGGCGGCCATGAAACTGTGGAAGGCCGGCTTCTATGTCCGCTTCGGGGGTGACACCCTGCAGTTCGGCCCAACCTTCAACACCAAGCCGCAGGAACTGGATCGCCTGTTCGACGCGGTAGGCGAAGCCCTGAACCAGATCGACTGA
- a CDS encoding adenosine deaminase: MYDWLNALPKAELHMHLEGSLEPELLFALAERNKVALPWADVETLRSAYAFNNLQEFLDLYYQGADVLRTEQDFYDLTWAYLQRCKAQNVIHTEPFFDPQTHTDRGIPFEVVLGGINQALKDGREQLGISSGLILSFLRHLSEAEAEKTLDQALPFRDAFIAVGLDSSEKGHPPSKFQRVFDRARNEGLVAVAHAGEEGPPEYIWEALDLLKIKRIDHGVRAIEDERLMQRIIDEQIPLTVCPLSNTKLCVFDHMSQHNILDMLERGVKVTVNSDDPAYFGGYVTENFHALYQHLGMSQEQAMRLAQNSLDARLV; encoded by the coding sequence ATGTATGACTGGCTCAATGCCTTGCCCAAGGCCGAACTGCATATGCACCTGGAAGGTTCGCTGGAGCCGGAACTGCTGTTCGCCCTGGCCGAACGCAACAAGGTCGCCCTGCCCTGGGCCGACGTGGAGACGCTGCGCAGCGCCTACGCGTTCAACAACCTGCAGGAGTTTCTCGACCTCTACTACCAGGGCGCTGATGTACTGCGCACCGAGCAGGACTTCTACGACCTGACCTGGGCCTACCTGCAACGCTGCAAGGCGCAGAACGTCATTCACACCGAACCCTTTTTCGACCCACAGACCCATACCGACAGGGGTATCCCCTTCGAGGTGGTGCTCGGCGGCATCAACCAGGCGCTCAAGGATGGTCGCGAGCAGTTGGGTATCAGCAGCGGCCTGATCCTGAGCTTCCTGCGCCACCTCAGCGAGGCGGAGGCCGAGAAGACCCTCGACCAGGCCCTGCCATTCCGCGATGCCTTCATTGCCGTGGGCCTGGACAGCTCGGAGAAAGGCCATCCACCAAGCAAGTTCCAGCGCGTCTTCGACCGAGCCCGCAACGAAGGCCTGGTCGCCGTTGCCCACGCCGGCGAGGAAGGGCCGCCCGAGTACATCTGGGAAGCCCTCGACCTGCTGAAAATCAAGCGCATTGACCACGGCGTGCGAGCTATCGAAGATGAGCGGCTGATGCAACGCATCATCGACGAGCAGATTCCGCTGACCGTCTGCCCGCTGTCGAACACCAAGCTCTGCGTGTTCGATCATATGAGCCAGCACAACATCCTCGACATGCTCGAGCGTGGGGTCAAAGTCACGGTGAACTCCGATGATCCGGCCTACTTCGGCGGATATGTCACGGAAAACTTCCACGCCTTGTACCAGCATCTGGGCATGTCCCAAGAGCAGGCAATGCGCCTGGCACAGAACAGCCTGGATGCACGTCTGGTTTGA
- a CDS encoding ArsR/SmtB family transcription factor, which translates to MKAVSSISQIAGLMAEPKRSAMLWALIDGSSRHADELALMIGVTPSSACAHLSLLSAAGLLRLEARGRKRYFRLATPEVIAAVEALASVQLGGRGECQGSVRPLQVPLSLRRARRCGDHLGGEIAVDLYRRMVSAGWLEGNDLHPTVSLEGRVQLAAIGVYIDALAPRQRGACVVCHSSEWSDNGPHLGGGVGQAMLRLFMQSGWIREQEGSRVMQISSLGIQEINRIARVPALQVG; encoded by the coding sequence ATGAAAGCAGTCAGCAGTATCAGTCAGATCGCCGGTCTGATGGCCGAGCCCAAGCGCAGTGCCATGCTCTGGGCCCTGATCGATGGATCTTCTCGGCACGCTGACGAGTTGGCACTCATGATTGGCGTTACGCCGTCATCGGCCTGCGCGCACTTGTCCTTGTTGTCTGCTGCCGGCCTGCTGCGCCTCGAGGCACGTGGGCGCAAGCGCTATTTTCGACTGGCCACCCCCGAGGTGATCGCCGCGGTCGAGGCACTGGCCAGCGTGCAGCTTGGCGGTCGTGGCGAATGCCAGGGATCGGTCAGGCCGTTGCAGGTGCCGCTGTCGTTGCGCAGGGCGCGACGTTGTGGCGATCACCTGGGTGGCGAAATTGCGGTAGACCTGTATCGGCGCATGGTGTCCGCTGGTTGGTTGGAGGGCAATGACCTGCACCCTACCGTGAGCCTGGAAGGGCGTGTGCAACTGGCCGCGATTGGCGTCTACATCGATGCGCTGGCGCCGCGCCAACGCGGTGCCTGTGTGGTCTGCCACAGCAGCGAGTGGAGTGACAACGGCCCCCACCTGGGCGGTGGTGTTGGGCAAGCGATGCTCAGGTTGTTCATGCAGTCTGGCTGGATACGCGAGCAGGAGGGGTCCCGCGTGATGCAGATTTCTTCCCTGGGTATTCAAGAGATCAACCGTATCGCGCGGGTGCCGGCATTGCAGGTGGGTTGA
- a CDS encoding multidrug effflux MFS transporter — protein MNLRILLILGALSAFAPLAIDFYLPAFPAMAQAFGTDEQHVQTTLAAYFLGLSLGQLAYGPIADRFGRRKPLLFGISLFTLASLACAYAPDLDTLVVARFIQALGGCAGMVLSRAIVVDKCDAVGAAKAFSQLMLVMGLAPILAPMLGGVLINVSGWQSIFLVLSLFSAACLLAVSLGLPESLPAHVPRQPLSGALRQYLRLLGDRVFLGHALTGGIAIAGMFAYIAGSPFVFIKLYGVPAEHYGWLFGTNAAGFILCAQVNARLLAKRGPAFLLARAVWLYLAAGLVLLGVALLRPTQLWPLLVPLFVCIASLGCIIPNASACAMNGQGARAGSASALMGSLQFSVAAGAAALVGVLHDGSAVPMALVISLCGVLVVNVAMLTRRLQSRQAA, from the coding sequence ATGAACCTGCGCATCCTGTTGATCCTCGGCGCTCTCTCGGCCTTCGCGCCATTGGCGATCGATTTCTATCTCCCCGCGTTCCCTGCCATGGCCCAGGCCTTCGGCACCGATGAACAGCACGTCCAGACGACCCTGGCTGCCTATTTCCTTGGTTTGTCGCTTGGCCAACTGGCCTATGGTCCGATCGCCGACCGTTTCGGCCGACGCAAGCCACTGTTGTTCGGTATCAGCCTTTTCACCCTGGCGTCGCTCGCCTGCGCCTACGCCCCGGACCTCGACACTCTTGTGGTGGCGCGGTTCATCCAGGCATTGGGTGGGTGTGCGGGCATGGTGTTGTCGCGTGCCATCGTCGTCGACAAATGTGACGCGGTGGGGGCAGCCAAAGCGTTCTCGCAATTGATGCTGGTGATGGGGCTCGCGCCGATTCTCGCGCCAATGCTCGGTGGCGTGCTGATCAATGTGTCTGGCTGGCAGTCGATCTTCCTGGTGCTCAGCCTGTTCAGCGCCGCCTGCCTGCTGGCCGTGAGCCTGGGGCTGCCGGAAAGCCTGCCAGCCCATGTGCCCCGCCAGCCGCTGTCGGGTGCCTTGCGTCAGTACCTGCGGCTGCTGGGCGATCGGGTGTTCCTGGGGCATGCGCTGACGGGCGGCATCGCCATCGCCGGCATGTTCGCCTATATCGCCGGTTCCCCGTTCGTGTTCATCAAGCTCTATGGTGTACCGGCCGAGCATTACGGCTGGCTGTTTGGCACCAATGCTGCCGGTTTCATCCTCTGCGCCCAGGTCAACGCCCGACTGCTGGCCAAGCGCGGCCCTGCCTTCCTGCTGGCCCGAGCGGTATGGCTCTACCTGGCTGCCGGGTTGGTACTGCTGGGGGTGGCGCTGCTGCGTCCGACGCAGTTGTGGCCATTGCTGGTGCCGCTGTTCGTTTGCATCGCCAGCCTGGGCTGCATCATTCCCAACGCCTCGGCCTGTGCCATGAACGGGCAGGGGGCCAGGGCCGGCAGCGCATCGGCATTGATGGGCAGCCTGCAGTTCAGCGTCGCCGCAGGCGCGGCAGCGCTGGTGGGGGTTCTGCACGATGGCAGCGCAGTGCCGATGGCCTTGGTGATCAGCTTGTGCGGTGTGCTGGTGGTCAATGTCGCGATGCTGACTCGACGCCTCCAGTCCAGGCAGGCTGCATGA
- a CDS encoding IMPACT family protein, with protein sequence MPSTLLELCEFREDIRKSRFITLAGPVSSAAEAMSFIERHSDLGATHNCWAWKIGAQYRSSDDGEPGGTAGRPILAAIEAQDCDQVVVLVIRWYGGIQLGTGGLARAYGGGANKCLQQAPKRLLVQRSEFTCSCTFSELALLKLRLAEADGLVLDEQFTANGVDLLLALGEEHVQTFQQQLSDLSRGRIRLEPR encoded by the coding sequence ATGCCCTCTACCCTGCTTGAGCTCTGCGAGTTCCGCGAAGACATCCGCAAGAGCCGCTTCATCACCCTCGCCGGCCCTGTCAGCAGTGCCGCCGAGGCGATGAGCTTCATCGAACGTCACAGCGACCTGGGCGCTACCCACAATTGCTGGGCCTGGAAAATAGGCGCGCAATACCGCAGCAGCGATGATGGCGAGCCGGGCGGCACCGCCGGACGTCCAATTCTTGCGGCGATCGAAGCCCAGGACTGCGATCAGGTGGTGGTGCTGGTCATCCGCTGGTATGGCGGTATCCAGCTCGGCACCGGAGGCCTGGCCCGTGCCTATGGCGGGGGTGCCAACAAGTGCTTGCAACAGGCGCCGAAACGGCTGCTGGTACAGCGCAGCGAATTCACCTGCAGTTGCACGTTCAGCGAACTGGCCTTGCTCAAGCTGCGCCTGGCCGAGGCCGACGGGCTGGTGCTGGACGAACAGTTCACGGCAAACGGCGTCGATCTACTCCTGGCGCTGGGCGAAGAGCACGTACAGACCTTCCAGCAGCAATTGTCCGACCTCAGCCGTGGCCGGATTCGTCTGGAGCCTCGCTGA
- a CDS encoding TetR/AcrR family transcriptional regulator — protein sequence MTFEVPAHRLSASGKPAGRIRQKNEQAIIQAAEDEFARHGFKGTSMNTIALKANLPKANLHYYFTNKLGLYIAVLSNIIELWDSTFNALSVEDDPAVALSQYIRTKMEFSRRNPQASRIFAMEVISGGQCLSEYFSADYREWFRGRAAVFQAWIEAGKMDRVDPVHLIFLLWGSTQHYADFATQICQVTGRSRLTKQDMEDASNNLIHIILKGCGITPPA from the coding sequence ATGACCTTTGAAGTCCCTGCGCATCGCCTCTCCGCCTCGGGCAAGCCCGCCGGCCGCATTCGCCAAAAGAACGAACAGGCCATCATCCAGGCCGCCGAGGACGAATTCGCCCGTCATGGCTTCAAGGGCACCAGCATGAACACCATCGCGCTGAAGGCCAACCTGCCCAAAGCCAACCTGCACTACTACTTCACCAACAAGCTCGGCCTTTATATTGCCGTGCTCAGTAACATCATCGAATTGTGGGACAGCACCTTCAACGCCTTGAGCGTCGAGGACGACCCAGCCGTGGCGTTGAGCCAGTACATTCGCACCAAGATGGAGTTCTCCCGGCGCAACCCGCAGGCATCTCGGATCTTCGCCATGGAAGTGATCAGCGGCGGCCAGTGCCTGAGCGAATACTTCAGCGCCGACTACCGCGAGTGGTTCCGCGGGCGCGCCGCAGTGTTCCAGGCCTGGATCGAGGCCGGCAAGATGGACCGGGTAGACCCTGTGCACCTGATCTTCCTGCTCTGGGGCAGTACCCAGCACTACGCCGACTTCGCCACCCAGATCTGCCAGGTCACCGGCCGCAGCCGCCTGACCAAGCAGGACATGGAAGACGCCAGCAACAACCTTATCCACATCATTCTCAAAGGCTGCGGCATCACCCCGCCCGCGTGA
- a CDS encoding LysR family transcriptional regulator, with protein MSRRPDPLAQVSDFDIRLLKIYRSVVECGGFSAAENVLGIGRSAISQQMNDLEQRLGLRLCQRGRAGFSLTEEGREVYQSALQLLSALESFRTEVNGLHQHLRGELNIGLTDNLVTLPHMRITHALAELKDRGPDVRIQIRMIAPSQVEQGVLDGSLHVGVVPQTSPLSGLEYQPLYSERSLLYCAVGHPLFYAEDQKIDDQRLNSQEAIAPTFRLPADIQAHYQALNCTASASDREGMAFLILTGRYIGYLPDHYAMFWVQQGRLRALKPTQRFYDLSLSWVTRKGRRPNLVLESFLESLAATR; from the coding sequence ATGAGTCGTCGCCCCGATCCTCTCGCGCAAGTCAGCGATTTCGATATTCGTCTGCTGAAGATTTACCGCAGTGTCGTCGAGTGCGGCGGCTTTTCGGCGGCGGAAAACGTACTGGGTATCGGACGCTCGGCCATCAGCCAGCAGATGAACGACCTGGAACAGCGCCTGGGCTTGCGCTTGTGCCAGCGTGGCCGGGCAGGCTTTTCGCTCACCGAAGAAGGCCGCGAGGTCTACCAATCGGCGCTGCAACTGCTCAGCGCCCTTGAGAGCTTTCGCACCGAGGTCAACGGACTGCACCAGCACCTGCGTGGCGAACTCAATATCGGCCTGACCGACAATCTGGTTACCTTGCCTCACATGCGCATCACCCACGCGCTGGCTGAGCTCAAGGATCGTGGGCCGGATGTGCGCATCCAGATTCGCATGATCGCCCCGAGCCAGGTCGAACAAGGGGTGCTGGACGGCAGCCTGCATGTCGGCGTGGTGCCGCAGACCAGTCCGCTCTCGGGCCTGGAATACCAGCCCTTGTACAGCGAACGTTCATTGCTCTACTGCGCAGTCGGCCACCCCCTGTTCTATGCCGAGGATCAGAAAATCGACGATCAGCGCCTCAACAGCCAGGAAGCCATCGCTCCGACCTTCCGTTTGCCAGCCGACATCCAGGCGCACTACCAGGCACTGAACTGCACTGCCAGCGCCTCGGACCGCGAGGGCATGGCCTTTCTCATCCTCACCGGGCGCTACATCGGCTACCTGCCCGATCACTACGCCATGTTCTGGGTCCAGCAGGGCCGCCTGCGGGCACTGAAACCGACGCAACGCTTCTATGACCTGAGCCTGAGCTGGGTGACGCGCAAGGGACGGCGTCCGAATCTGGTGCTGGAAAGTTTTCTCGAAAGCCTTGCGGCAACGCGCTAA
- a CDS encoding 8-oxoguanine deaminase, with product MPATRIWLKSPLAIFTANGTDARGGLVIENGRISQLLALGEQPDTACDQVFDAREHVVLPGLINTHHHFYQTLTRAWAPVVNQPLFPWLKTLYPVWARLTPAKLALASEVALAELLLSGCTTAADHHYLFPEGLDHAIDVQVEVVRKLGMRAMLTRGSMSLGEADGGLPPQQTVQQGEVILADSQRLIHSYHERGEGARIQIALAPCSPFSVTPEIMRASASLAEELDVRLHTHLAETLDEEDFCLQRFGLRTVDYLDSVGWLGPRTWLAHGIHFNPDEITRLGAAGTGICHCPSSNMRLASGICPTIELEAAGAAVGLGVDGSASNDASNMILEARQALYLQRLRYGAEQITPERALGWATRGSAQLLGRSDIGELAVGKQADLALFKLDELRFSGSHDPLSALLLCAADRADRVMVGGHWRVIDGQIEGLDVQGLIADHRQAAAALIAG from the coding sequence ATGCCTGCGACCCGTATCTGGTTGAAATCCCCCCTTGCCATCTTCACTGCCAACGGTACCGATGCCCGCGGTGGCCTGGTCATTGAAAACGGCCGCATCAGCCAACTGCTCGCCCTCGGCGAACAGCCCGACACCGCCTGTGACCAAGTGTTCGATGCCCGTGAGCACGTTGTGCTGCCAGGTCTGATCAACACTCACCACCACTTCTACCAGACCCTCACCCGCGCATGGGCTCCTGTGGTCAACCAACCACTGTTTCCCTGGCTCAAGACCCTCTACCCGGTGTGGGCACGGCTAACCCCGGCCAAACTGGCGCTCGCCAGCGAGGTTGCACTGGCCGAACTGCTGCTGTCGGGTTGCACCACCGCCGCCGATCACCATTACCTGTTCCCGGAAGGTCTGGACCACGCCATCGACGTACAGGTAGAGGTCGTACGCAAGCTCGGCATGCGCGCCATGCTGACCCGCGGCTCGATGAGCCTGGGTGAAGCGGACGGCGGCTTGCCCCCGCAGCAGACAGTGCAACAAGGCGAAGTGATCCTGGCCGACAGTCAGCGACTTATCCACAGTTATCATGAGCGTGGCGAAGGTGCGCGCATCCAGATAGCCTTGGCGCCCTGCTCACCCTTCTCGGTCACGCCTGAGATCATGCGCGCCAGCGCCAGCCTGGCCGAAGAGCTGGACGTGCGCCTGCATACCCACCTGGCCGAAACACTCGATGAGGAAGACTTCTGCCTGCAGCGCTTCGGCCTGCGCACCGTGGACTATCTGGACAGTGTCGGCTGGCTCGGCCCACGCACCTGGCTGGCCCATGGTATCCATTTCAACCCCGACGAAATCACGCGCCTGGGCGCTGCCGGCACCGGCATCTGCCATTGCCCGAGCTCGAACATGCGCCTGGCCTCGGGAATCTGCCCGACCATCGAGCTCGAAGCGGCCGGGGCCGCAGTCGGCCTGGGTGTAGACGGCTCGGCGTCCAACGATGCCTCGAACATGATCCTCGAAGCGCGCCAGGCCCTCTACCTGCAACGCCTGCGCTACGGCGCCGAGCAGATCACGCCCGAGCGCGCGCTGGGCTGGGCAACCCGTGGCTCGGCGCAACTGCTGGGCCGTAGCGACATTGGGGAGCTGGCGGTGGGCAAGCAGGCGGACCTGGCGTTGTTCAAGCTCGACGAACTGCGTTTCTCCGGAAGCCACGATCCGCTGTCGGCGCTGCTGCTGTGCGCGGCGGACCGGGCTGACCGAGTCATGGTCGGCGGACACTGGCGCGTGATCGATGGCCAGATCGAGGGACTCGATGTCCAGGGCCTGATCGCCGACCATCGTCAGGCGGCAGCCGCACTGATCGCCGGTTGA
- a CDS encoding CoA-acylating methylmalonate-semialdehyde dehydrogenase — protein sequence MSIVQHLINGELVSKGGRTADVFNPSTGQATRKVELASRATIQEAIDSAKAAFPAWRNTPPAKRAQVMFRFKQLLEQNEARISQMISEEHGKTLEDAAGELKRGIENVEFACAAPEILKGEYSRNVGPNIDAWSDFQPLGVVAGITPFNFPAMVPLWMYPLAIVCGNAFILKPSERDPSSTLFIAQLLLEAGLPKGILNVVHGDKEAVDALIEAPEVKALSFVGSTPIAEYIYAEGTKRGKRVQALGGAKNHAVLMPDAELDNAVSALMGAAYGSCGERCMAISVAVCVGDQVADALIAKLEPQIKALKIGAGTSCGLDMGPLVTAAARDKVVGYIDDGVAAGAKLVVDGRGFRVAGNEDGYFVGGTLFDNVTPEMRIYKEEIFGPVLCVVRVQSLEEAMQLINDHEYGNGTCIFTRDGEAARLFCDEIEVGMVGVNVPLPVPVSYHSFGGWKRSLFGDLHAYGPDGVRFYTRRKAITQRWPQRKSHEASQFAFPSL from the coding sequence ATGAGCATCGTTCAGCACCTGATCAATGGTGAGCTGGTTTCCAAGGGCGGTCGCACCGCCGATGTCTTCAACCCGTCGACCGGCCAGGCTACGCGCAAGGTCGAACTCGCCAGCCGCGCCACCATCCAGGAAGCCATCGACTCGGCCAAGGCCGCATTCCCGGCCTGGCGCAACACGCCCCCGGCCAAGCGCGCCCAGGTGATGTTCCGCTTCAAGCAATTGCTGGAGCAGAACGAGGCGCGCATTTCGCAGATGATCAGCGAAGAGCACGGCAAGACCCTCGAGGATGCCGCCGGCGAACTGAAGCGTGGTATCGAGAACGTCGAGTTCGCCTGTGCTGCGCCCGAAATTCTCAAGGGCGAGTACAGCCGCAACGTCGGCCCAAACATCGATGCCTGGTCCGACTTCCAGCCGCTGGGCGTGGTGGCTGGCATTACCCCGTTCAACTTCCCGGCGATGGTGCCGCTGTGGATGTACCCACTGGCGATCGTCTGTGGCAATGCGTTCATCCTCAAACCGTCGGAGCGTGACCCGAGCTCGACCCTGTTCATTGCCCAACTTCTGCTGGAGGCCGGCCTGCCCAAGGGCATCCTCAATGTGGTGCACGGCGACAAGGAAGCGGTGGATGCGCTGATCGAAGCACCGGAAGTCAAGGCTCTGAGCTTCGTGGGTTCGACACCGATCGCAGAATACATCTATGCCGAAGGCACCAAGCGCGGCAAGCGTGTGCAGGCGTTGGGTGGTGCGAAGAACCATGCGGTGCTGATGCCCGATGCCGAGCTGGACAATGCGGTGAGCGCCCTGATGGGTGCGGCCTATGGTTCGTGCGGCGAGCGCTGCATGGCGATCTCGGTGGCGGTGTGCGTGGGCGACCAGGTTGCCGATGCGCTGATCGCCAAGCTGGAGCCACAGATCAAGGCGCTGAAGATTGGTGCCGGCACTTCTTGCGGGCTGGACATGGGGCCGTTGGTCACTGCCGCTGCACGTGACAAGGTCGTAGGCTATATCGACGATGGCGTGGCTGCGGGTGCCAAGCTGGTGGTGGATGGCCGTGGTTTCCGCGTTGCGGGCAATGAAGACGGTTACTTCGTTGGGGGGACGCTGTTCGACAACGTCACTCCGGAGATGCGCATCTATAAAGAGGAGATCTTCGGGCCGGTGCTGTGTGTGGTACGAGTGCAGAGCCTGGAAGAGGCGATGCAGCTCATCAACGATCACGAATACGGCAACGGCACTTGCATCTTCACCCGTGACGGTGAAGCGGCGCGTTTGTTCTGTGATGAGATTGAAGTGGGCATGGTAGGGGTGAACGTGCCGCTGCCAGTGCCGGTGAGCTATCACAGCTTTGGCGGCTGGAAGCGTTCGCTGTTTGGTGACCTGCACGCCTATGGGCCGGATGGGGTGCGCTTCTATACCCGTCGTAAGGCGATTACCCAGCGTTGGCCGCAGCGCAAGAGCCATGAAGCGTCGCAGTTTGCGTTCCCGAGCTTGTAA
- a CDS encoding SDR family oxidoreductase, whose product MSTSKNALIIGASRGLGLGLAQRLREDGWNVTATVRDASKPGALKDVAGVRIESLEMNDTALLDDLKQRVQGEIFDLVFVNAGVMGPLPQDLETVQDTQIGDLFMTNAVAPIRVARRLVGQIRENTGVLAFMSSGLGSVTSPDGNEICLYKASKAALNSMINSFVVELQRSDLSVLAMHPGWVKTDMGGENAEIDVFTSTRGMLDRINEQSGQGGLRFINYKGDALTW is encoded by the coding sequence ATGTCCACAAGCAAAAACGCCCTCATCATCGGCGCCTCCCGCGGATTGGGACTGGGCTTGGCACAACGTCTGCGTGAAGACGGCTGGAACGTGACAGCCACCGTGCGCGATGCAAGCAAGCCGGGTGCCCTAAAAGATGTCGCAGGTGTGCGCATCGAATCCCTGGAAATGAACGATACCGCCTTGCTCGACGACCTCAAGCAGCGTGTGCAAGGCGAGATTTTCGACCTGGTCTTCGTCAATGCCGGAGTCATGGGACCGTTGCCACAAGACCTGGAAACCGTGCAAGACACGCAGATCGGCGACCTGTTCATGACCAATGCCGTTGCGCCCATCCGTGTGGCGCGTCGCCTGGTCGGGCAGATCCGCGAAAACACCGGGGTGCTGGCGTTCATGAGCTCGGGCCTGGGTAGCGTGACCAGCCCTGATGGCAACGAGATCTGCCTGTACAAGGCCAGCAAGGCCGCGCTCAACTCGATGATCAACAGCTTCGTGGTTGAGTTGCAGCGTTCCGACCTGAGCGTGCTGGCCATGCACCCAGGCTGGGTGAAGACCGACATGGGCGGCGAGAACGCGGAAATCGACGTGTTCACCAGCACACGCGGCATGCTCGACCGGATCAACGAGCAAAGCGGCCAGGGCGGCCTGCGCTTTATCAACTACAAGGGTGACGCCCTGACCTGGTGA